In Candidatus Sodalis pierantonius str. SOPE, one DNA window encodes the following:
- a CDS encoding C40 family peptidase, producing MKRMPVLLLGLLLLLTGCSHHAPPPDPRLSDSIMVIAKLNDQLNQWYGTPYRYGDMSPSGLDCSGFVYLTFRDRFDILLPRTTEAQTDIGSKVDRDELLPGDLVFFKTGSGRYGLHVGIYDTDNTFIHASTSSGVIRSSLDNSYWRKAYWQARRI from the coding sequence ATGAAAAGGATGCCCGTCTTACTGTTGGGGCTGTTACTATTGTTAACCGGCTGTAGCCACCATGCGCCGCCGCCGGATCCGCGCCTGTCCGATTCCATCATGGTCATTGCCAAGCTCAATGACCAGCTTAATCAATGGTACGGCACCCCCTACCGCTATGGCGATATGAGCCCGAGCGGGCTGGACTGTTCCGGTTTCGTTTACCTGACCTTCCGCGATCGTTTCGACATCCTGCTGCCGCGGACCACCGAAGCGCAGACCGATATCGGCAGTAAAGTCGATCGCGATGAATTGCTGCCCGGGGATTTGGTGTTTTTCAAAACCGGCAGCGGTCGCTATGGCCTGCACGTTGGCATTTATGATACCGACAACACTTTTATTCACGCCTCAACCAGCAGCGGTGTCATCCGCTCGTCGTTGGACAATAGCTATTGGCGTAAAGCCTACTGGCAGGCGCGGCGCATCTAG
- the btuE gene encoding glutathione peroxidase (similar to glutathione peroxidase; member of the btuCED operon which is required for vitamin B12 transport across the inner membrane) — MHETLYTLPLKSLQGDITTLEPYRGSVLLVVNVASKCGLTDQYAGLERLYQTWRHQGFEVLGFPSNEFAGQEPGSDEEILAFCCGTFGVQFPMFSKITVNGEHRHPLYRELIAACPEATPAPQGTLSARLAAKGLITPAHKEDIQWNFEKFLVGSVLARFAPDVTPEDALILDALQRALAQ, encoded by the coding sequence ATGCATGAAACACTTTACACGTTGCCGCTGAAGTCTCTACAGGGCGACATCACCACCCTCGAACCCTATCGTGGTTCGGTGCTGCTGGTCGTCAATGTCGCCTCCAAATGCGGCCTTACCGACCAGTACGCGGGGCTGGAGCGTCTTTATCAAACCTGGCGCCACCAGGGATTTGAAGTGCTGGGTTTCCCGTCCAACGAATTCGCCGGCCAGGAGCCGGGCAGCGATGAGGAGATCCTGGCGTTCTGCTGCGGGACATTTGGCGTGCAGTTCCCCATGTTCAGTAAAATTACAGTGAACGGCGAGCATCGCCACCCGTTGTACCGCGAGCTGATCGCCGCCTGCCCCGAGGCGACCCCGGCGCCGCAGGGGACGCTGTCTGCGCGGTTGGCCGCCAAAGGGCTAATAACCCCGGCGCACAAAGAGGACATTCAGTGGAACTTCGAGAAATTTCTCGTCGGCAGCGTGTTGGCGCGTTTCGCGCCGGACGTGACGCCGGAAGACGCGCTTATCCTGGACGCGCTACAGCGAGCGCTGGCGCAATAA
- a CDS encoding iron chelate uptake ABC transporter family permease subunit: MLKRQQRYDRRRLVLLGLLLLAALIFSLSAGEIWLWPTRWLSDDARLFIWQLRLPRTLAVVLVGASLGMAGAVMQGIFDNPLAEPGLLGAGMTLTLAVLLGGGRLPVWVLGLSAVAGGGMLLLADVVARVSLRAADIPVGVVTAALGAPVFIWLLIRVRG; encoded by the coding sequence TTGCTGAAAAGACAACAGCGATACGACCGACGACGGCTGGTCCTGCTCGGGTTACTGTTGCTGGCGGCGCTGATTTTCAGCCTCAGCGCCGGTGAAATCTGGCTGTGGCCGACGCGCTGGCTGAGCGATGATGCACGGCTGTTTATCTGGCAATTGCGCTTGCCGCGCACGCTGGCGGTGGTATTGGTGGGCGCGTCGCTGGGGATGGCGGGGGCGGTGATGCAGGGCATCTTCGACAATCCGTTGGCGGAGCCGGGCCTGCTCGGCGCCGGCATGACGTTGACCCTGGCGGTCCTGTTGGGCGGCGGCCGGCTGCCGGTGTGGGTATTGGGGCTGAGTGCGGTGGCCGGCGGCGGTATGTTGCTGCTGGCGGATGTCGTGGCGCGCGTGAGTCTCCGGGCGGCGGACATTCCGGTGGGCGTGGTTACCGCTGCGCTTGGCGCCCCGGTGTTTATCTGGCTTTTGATCCGCGTGCGCGGCTAG
- a CDS encoding DUF2502 domain-containing protein, with translation MNGKAWVLSVALLLPVGSVLAGVAVEIVTPGGVLHLGDRDRRGYYWDGYDWRPPHWWHDHRGRYWGERNRHGYYWNGWRWVTTLPPAARSPSPCACAPASAAGGRALSRRAARPGASRQTRPHDHGGGDRYRKPPAP, from the coding sequence ATGAATGGAAAAGCATGGGTATTGTCGGTGGCGTTGTTGTTGCCGGTGGGGAGTGTGCTGGCGGGGGTGGCGGTGGAAATCGTCACCCCTGGGGGGGTGTTGCACCTAGGCGATCGGGATCGCCGCGGCTATTATTGGGACGGGTATGACTGGCGTCCGCCCCATTGGTGGCATGATCATCGCGGCCGCTATTGGGGAGAGCGCAATCGACATGGCTACTACTGGAATGGTTGGCGTTGGGTAACGACATTGCCGCCCGCCGCCCGTTCACCATCCCCGTGTGCCTGCGCACCCGCCTCGGCCGCCGGCGGGCGCGCCCTATCACGGCGGGCCGCACGGCCAGGGGCATCACGCCAAACCCGCCCCCACGACCACGGCGGTGGCGATCGCTACCGGAAACCGCCAGCGCCTTAA
- the ihfA gene encoding integration host factor subunit alpha gives MALTKAEMSEYLFEKLGLSKRDAKEIVELFFEEVRRALENGEQVKLSGFGNFDLRDKNQRPGRNPKTGEDIPITARRVVTFRPGQKLKSRVENASPKE, from the coding sequence ATGGCGCTTACTAAAGCTGAAATGTCAGAATACCTGTTTGAAAAGCTCGGGCTGAGCAAACGGGATGCCAAAGAAATAGTGGAACTGTTTTTTGAGGAAGTGCGCCGGGCGTTGGAAAATGGCGAGCAGGTAAAATTATCAGGCTTCGGTAATTTTGATTTGCGCGACAAAAACCAGCGGCCAGGACGCAACCCAAAAACGGGCGAAGATATTCCCATCACCGCCCGTCGGGTAGTGACTTTCCGCCCGGGGCAGAAATTGAAAAGCCGTGTCGAGAATGCCTCACCGAAAGAGTGA
- the pheT gene encoding phenylalanine--tRNA ligase subunit beta, producing the protein MKFSELWLREWVNPAIDSAALAEQITMAGLEVDGVEPVAGRFTGVVVGQVVECRPHPNADKLRVTKVDIGGERWLDIVCGAPNCRAGLRVAVATIGALLPGDFKIKAAKLRGEPSEGMLCSFAELGIAGDHDGIIELPADAPIGQDIRDYLQLEDNTIDISVTPNRADCLGLLGIARDVAVRNRMPLVQPVIETVAPVVGDTLPIRVDAADACPRYLGRVVKNIDVSAPTSLWMKEKLRRCGLPSVDAVVDITNFVLLELGQPMHAFDRDRIEGGIVVRYAGQDEALTLLDGSNVTLSPDTLVIADHGKALVMAGIFGGGASGISPTTRDVVLECAFFQSLAITGRARRYGLHTDASHRYERGVDPALQPRAMERATALLLAICGGQPGPVIDVTSAAALAPPATITLRRKTLDRLIGHVIPDEDVSDILSRLGCQISRTEAGWQALAPSWRFDMAIEEDLIEEVARVYGYDAIPNVPVRAELVMPLHREAALPLSRVKMLLVDRGYQEAITYSFVDPKNQALLHPQQAPLVLPSPISQDMSAMRLSLWTGLLGAVVYNQNRQQQRIRLFESGLRFVPDNAADLGIRQDLMLAGVIAGPRFDEHWDQARQPVDFYDAKGDLEAILELTGKLDDIEFRAQRHPALHPGQSAAIYLNNEAVGFIGVIHPELEAKLNLNGRTLVFELLWEKVAERKVPEANEISRFPVNRRDIAVVVADDVAAADIIAECKKVGANHLVGVNLFDVYRGRGVAEGFKSLAISLILQDTARTLEEEEIAATVARCVAALKQRFQASLRD; encoded by the coding sequence ATGAAATTCAGTGAACTTTGGCTGCGTGAATGGGTGAATCCGGCCATCGACAGCGCCGCGCTGGCGGAGCAAATTACCATGGCCGGACTGGAAGTGGACGGCGTGGAGCCGGTCGCCGGCCGTTTTACCGGCGTGGTGGTGGGCCAGGTCGTGGAGTGCCGGCCGCATCCTAACGCCGACAAATTGCGGGTCACCAAGGTCGATATTGGCGGCGAGCGATGGCTGGATATCGTCTGCGGCGCCCCTAACTGTCGCGCCGGTCTGCGGGTCGCGGTGGCCACCATCGGCGCCCTGCTGCCGGGGGATTTCAAAATCAAAGCCGCTAAACTACGCGGCGAGCCGTCGGAGGGCATGCTGTGCTCCTTTGCCGAATTAGGCATTGCCGGCGACCATGACGGCATTATCGAACTGCCCGCCGATGCGCCTATCGGCCAGGATATCCGCGACTATCTTCAGCTTGAAGACAATACCATCGACATCAGCGTTACGCCGAACCGGGCCGATTGCCTCGGGTTGCTGGGCATTGCCCGCGATGTCGCGGTGCGTAATCGCATGCCGCTCGTGCAGCCGGTTATCGAGACGGTGGCCCCGGTTGTCGGCGATACGCTGCCGATTCGCGTTGACGCGGCCGATGCCTGTCCACGCTATTTGGGCCGGGTGGTGAAAAATATCGACGTTAGCGCCCCCACGTCGCTGTGGATGAAAGAAAAATTGCGCCGCTGCGGCCTGCCCTCGGTGGACGCGGTGGTGGATATCACCAACTTCGTGTTGCTGGAACTGGGACAGCCGATGCATGCCTTTGACCGTGATCGCATTGAGGGCGGTATTGTGGTACGTTATGCTGGGCAGGATGAGGCGCTGACCTTGCTCGACGGCAGCAACGTCACGCTCTCGCCCGATACGCTGGTGATTGCCGACCACGGCAAAGCGCTGGTGATGGCGGGAATCTTTGGCGGCGGCGCCTCCGGTATCAGCCCGACGACCCGCGACGTGGTGCTGGAATGCGCCTTTTTCCAATCGCTGGCCATTACCGGCCGCGCCCGCCGTTACGGGCTGCACACCGATGCGTCGCATCGCTATGAGCGCGGCGTGGATCCGGCGCTGCAGCCGCGCGCCATGGAGCGGGCTACGGCGCTGTTGCTCGCAATCTGCGGCGGTCAGCCGGGGCCGGTTATCGATGTGACTTCCGCGGCTGCGTTGGCGCCACCGGCCACCATCACCCTGCGCCGGAAAACGCTGGACCGGCTGATTGGCCATGTTATCCCGGACGAGGACGTGAGCGATATCCTCAGCCGTCTCGGCTGTCAGATCAGCCGCACCGAAGCCGGCTGGCAGGCCCTGGCGCCGAGCTGGCGTTTCGATATGGCTATCGAAGAAGATTTGATTGAGGAAGTCGCGCGCGTATACGGTTACGACGCCATTCCGAATGTGCCGGTGCGCGCCGAACTGGTGATGCCGCTTCATCGTGAGGCGGCGCTGCCGCTGTCGCGCGTGAAAATGCTGCTGGTGGATCGCGGTTACCAAGAAGCCATCACCTATAGCTTTGTCGACCCTAAAAACCAGGCGCTGCTCCATCCGCAGCAGGCGCCGCTGGTACTGCCAAGTCCGATTTCCCAGGATATGTCCGCCATGCGTTTGTCGTTATGGACCGGCCTTCTTGGCGCGGTGGTCTATAATCAGAATCGTCAGCAGCAGCGGATCCGCCTGTTTGAAAGCGGATTGCGCTTTGTTCCTGATAACGCAGCCGACCTGGGAATTCGTCAGGATCTTATGCTGGCCGGGGTTATTGCCGGTCCGCGCTTTGATGAACATTGGGATCAGGCGCGCCAGCCGGTGGATTTTTACGATGCCAAGGGCGATCTTGAGGCAATACTTGAGCTTACCGGCAAATTAGACGATATTGAGTTCAGAGCACAACGGCATCCCGCGCTTCATCCGGGGCAGAGCGCCGCAATTTATCTTAACAATGAAGCCGTTGGATTTATTGGCGTTATTCATCCCGAGCTTGAGGCGAAACTGAATTTAAATGGCCGTACGCTGGTGTTTGAACTACTCTGGGAGAAGGTTGCCGAGCGTAAAGTGCCTGAAGCGAATGAAATTTCCCGCTTCCCCGTTAACCGCCGTGACATTGCCGTGGTGGTGGCTGATGACGTCGCCGCAGCAGATATTATCGCGGAGTGTAAGAAAGTTGGCGCAAATCATTTAGTTGGCGTAAACTTGTTTGACGTGTACCGGGGCAGGGGCGTAGCGGAAGGTTTTAAGAGTCTGGCTATCAGCCTGATCTTACAGGATACCGCTCGTACACTGGAAGAAGAGGAGATTGCCGCGACCGTTGCGAGATGCGTGGCGGCACTGAAGCAGCGATTCCAAGCATCCTTGAGGGATTGA
- the pheS gene encoding phenylalanine--tRNA ligase subunit alpha, which produces MPHLAELVVQAKAAIEQSQDMDALELVRVEYLGKKGHFTQQMTALRDLASDARPVAGAVINQAKQDVQQALAERKTTLEQSALETRLAAETIDVSLPGRRMENGGLHPVSRTIARIEHFFGELGFSVATGPEIEDDYHNFDTLNIPAHHPARADHDTFWFDATRLLRTQTSGVQIRTMKAQQPPIRIIAPGRVYRNDYDQTHTPMFHQMEGLIIDTDISFTNLKGTLHDFLRNFFEEDLQVRFRPSYFPFTEPSAEVDVMGKNGRWLEVLGCGMVHPNVLRNVDIDPEIYSGFAFGMGMERLTMLRYGVTDLRAFFENDLRFLKQFK; this is translated from the coding sequence ATGCCACATCTTGCAGAGTTGGTTGTGCAGGCCAAAGCCGCCATCGAACAGTCCCAGGATATGGACGCATTAGAGTTGGTGCGCGTCGAATATTTAGGCAAAAAAGGGCATTTTACCCAACAAATGACGGCGCTGCGGGATCTGGCATCGGACGCGCGGCCTGTGGCGGGTGCGGTCATAAACCAGGCCAAGCAGGACGTGCAGCAGGCGCTGGCCGAACGCAAGACCACGCTGGAACAGTCGGCGCTGGAGACGCGGCTGGCGGCCGAGACAATAGATGTTTCGCTGCCGGGGCGGCGCATGGAAAACGGCGGGCTGCATCCGGTCTCGCGCACCATCGCGCGCATTGAGCATTTTTTCGGTGAGCTGGGCTTTTCGGTGGCCACCGGCCCTGAAATCGAAGATGACTACCATAATTTCGACACCTTGAATATTCCCGCGCACCATCCCGCGCGCGCCGATCATGATACGTTCTGGTTCGACGCCACCCGGTTATTGCGTACCCAGACCTCCGGCGTGCAGATCCGCACCATGAAGGCGCAGCAGCCGCCGATCCGCATTATCGCGCCGGGGCGGGTGTACCGTAACGATTACGACCAGACCCACACGCCGATGTTTCATCAGATGGAGGGGCTGATTATCGACACCGATATCAGTTTCACCAACCTGAAGGGCACATTGCATGATTTCCTGCGTAATTTCTTTGAAGAAGATTTGCAGGTGCGCTTCCGCCCGTCTTATTTTCCGTTTACCGAACCCTCCGCCGAAGTGGATGTCATGGGAAAAAACGGCCGCTGGCTGGAAGTGCTGGGCTGCGGCATGGTCCACCCGAATGTGCTGCGCAACGTCGATATTGACCCGGAAATTTATTCCGGTTTCGCCTTCGGCATGGGCATGGAGCGGTTGACAATGTTACGTTACGGCGTCACGGATTTGCGCGCATTCTTCGAAAACGATCTGCGTTTCCTCAAACAATTCAAATAA
- the pheM gene encoding pheST operon leader peptide PheM — protein MNAAIFRFFFYFSTCFPGACA, from the coding sequence ATGAATGCTGCTATTTTCCGTTTCTTTTTTTACTTTAGCACCTGTTTCCCGGGGGCTTGCGCGTAA
- the rplT gene encoding 50S ribosomal protein L20 — MARVKRGVVARARHKKILKQAKGYYGARLRVYRVAFQAVIKAGQYAYRDRRQKKRQFRQLWIARINAAARQNGISYSRFINGLKKASIEIDRKILADIAVFDKAAFTALAEKAKGALA, encoded by the coding sequence ATGGCTCGCGTAAAACGTGGTGTGGTAGCACGTGCACGTCACAAAAAAATCTTGAAACAAGCGAAAGGTTACTACGGTGCCCGTTTGCGCGTTTACCGCGTCGCCTTCCAGGCGGTTATCAAAGCAGGTCAGTACGCTTACCGTGACCGTCGTCAGAAGAAACGTCAGTTCCGTCAGCTGTGGATCGCGCGTATCAACGCCGCGGCCCGTCAGAACGGTATTTCTTACAGCCGGTTTATCAATGGCCTGAAAAAAGCGTCCATTGAGATCGACCGTAAAATCCTGGCGGATATCGCCGTGTTCGACAAAGCGGCTTTCACCGCTCTGGCCGAGAAAGCGAAAGGCGCCCTGGCGTAA
- the rpmI gene encoding 50S ribosomal protein L35 encodes MPKIKTVRGAAKRFKKTASGGFKRKHANLRHILTKKFTKRKRHLRPKSMVSKGDLGLVVRCLPYA; translated from the coding sequence ATGCCAAAAATCAAGACAGTACGCGGTGCCGCAAAGCGCTTTAAGAAAACGGCTTCGGGCGGTTTCAAGCGCAAGCATGCTAACCTGCGTCATATTCTGACCAAAAAATTCACTAAGCGTAAGCGTCACCTGCGGCCGAAATCCATGGTTTCCAAAGGAGATCTGGGTTTGGTCGTGCGTTGCCTGCCGTACGCGTAA
- the infC gene encoding translation initiation factor IF-3 has protein sequence MKGGKRVQPARPNRINREIRAAEVRLTGIDGEQIGIVSLNEALEKAEEAGVDLVEISPNAEPPVCRIMDYGKFLYEKSKSTKEQKKKQKVIQVKEIKFRPGTDEGDYQVKLRNLVRFLEDGDKAKITLRFRGREMAHQQIGIEVLNRVRDDLSELAVVESFPSKIEGRQMIMVLAPKKKQ, from the coding sequence ATTAAAGGCGGAAAACGAGTTCAACCGGCGCGTCCCAATCGTATTAACCGAGAAATCCGCGCCGCAGAGGTTCGTCTGACGGGTATCGACGGCGAGCAGATTGGTATTGTCAGCCTGAATGAAGCGCTTGAAAAAGCTGAGGAAGCGGGCGTTGATTTAGTCGAAATCAGCCCCAATGCCGAGCCGCCGGTTTGCCGCATCATGGATTACGGCAAGTTCCTCTATGAGAAGAGCAAATCCACCAAAGAACAGAAGAAGAAGCAGAAAGTTATTCAGGTTAAGGAAATCAAATTCCGGCCTGGTACCGATGAAGGCGACTATCAGGTAAAACTACGCAACCTGGTTCGCTTTCTGGAAGACGGCGATAAAGCCAAAATCACCCTGCGGTTCCGCGGACGTGAAATGGCGCACCAACAGATCGGCATCGAAGTGCTTAACCGCGTTCGTGACGATCTGAGTGAACTGGCGGTAGTGGAATCTTTCCCCTCCAAAATTGAAGGCCGCCAGATGATCATGGTGCTCGCACCCAAGAAGAAACAGTAA
- the thrS gene encoding threonine--tRNA ligase, translated as MPVITLPDGSQRQFAHPVSPLDVARDIGPGLAKACIAGRVNGELVYAVDVIEHDAQLAIITAKDEAGLEIIRHSCAHLLGHAIKQLWPNTKMAIGPVIDKGFYYDVDLDHTLTQDDLDRLEKRMHELAEKDYDVIKEKVSWQQARDAFVARGEDYKVAILDENISRDDRPGLYHHEEYVDMCRGPHVPNMRFCHHFTLQKISGAYWRGDSKNKMLQRIYGTAWGDKKQLNTYLQHLEEAAKRDHRKIGKQLDLYHMQEEAPGMVFWHNDGWTLFRELEAFVRMKLKAYQYQEVKGPFMMDRVLWEKTGHWDNYAEHMFTTSSENREYCIKPMNCPGHVQIFNQGLKSYRDLPLRMAEFGSCHRNEPSGSLHGLMRVRGFTQDDAHIFCTEDQVRDEVNNCIKMVYNVYATFGFEKILVKLSTRPEKRIGSDDVWDRAEQDLAVALTENGIAFEYQPGEGAFYGPKIEFTLLDCLDRAWQCGTVQLDFSLPGRLNASYVGENNERVVPVMIHRAILGSMERFIGILTEEYAGFYPTWLAPTQVVMMNITDNQSEYVAKLTEKLSAAGIRVKADLRNEKIGFKIREHTLRRVPYMLVCGDKEMEAGKVAVRTRRGKDLGSIDVNEIIAKLQHEIRSRNLHQLEE; from the coding sequence ATGCCCGTTATAACTCTTCCTGATGGTAGTCAGCGTCAGTTTGCACATCCCGTTTCTCCCCTTGATGTTGCGCGCGATATCGGTCCCGGCTTGGCCAAAGCCTGCATTGCCGGCCGCGTTAACGGGGAACTGGTGTATGCGGTCGACGTCATTGAGCACGATGCCCAGCTTGCCATCATTACCGCCAAAGATGAGGCGGGGCTGGAAATAATCCGCCACTCCTGCGCGCATTTACTGGGGCACGCCATCAAGCAACTGTGGCCGAATACTAAAATGGCCATCGGCCCGGTCATCGATAAAGGCTTTTATTATGATGTCGATCTCGATCATACCCTGACCCAGGACGATCTCGACCGGTTGGAAAAGCGGATGCACGAACTGGCCGAAAAAGATTACGACGTTATCAAGGAAAAAGTCAGCTGGCAGCAGGCGCGCGATGCGTTTGTCGCTCGGGGCGAGGATTATAAAGTGGCTATCCTCGACGAAAATATCAGCCGCGACGATCGTCCAGGGCTGTATCATCATGAAGAATATGTGGACATGTGCCGCGGTCCGCACGTGCCCAATATGCGTTTTTGCCACCACTTCACATTGCAAAAAATCTCCGGGGCTTACTGGCGCGGCGACAGCAAAAACAAAATGCTGCAGCGCATTTACGGTACCGCCTGGGGCGATAAAAAACAGCTTAATACCTATTTGCAGCATCTGGAAGAGGCGGCGAAGCGCGATCACCGTAAGATCGGCAAGCAGCTTGACCTCTATCATATGCAGGAAGAAGCGCCGGGTATGGTGTTCTGGCACAACGATGGCTGGACCCTTTTCCGCGAGCTGGAAGCTTTCGTTCGGATGAAGCTGAAAGCCTATCAGTATCAGGAAGTGAAAGGGCCGTTCATGATGGACCGCGTGCTGTGGGAAAAGACCGGCCACTGGGACAATTACGCCGAGCATATGTTTACCACCTCGTCGGAAAACCGGGAATACTGCATTAAACCGATGAACTGCCCGGGGCACGTGCAGATTTTCAATCAGGGGCTGAAGTCTTACCGCGATCTGCCGCTGCGCATGGCGGAGTTCGGCAGCTGCCACCGCAATGAGCCATCCGGTTCGCTGCACGGTCTGATGCGAGTGCGCGGCTTTACCCAAGACGATGCCCATATCTTCTGTACTGAAGACCAGGTACGTGATGAAGTAAACAATTGCATCAAAATGGTGTATAATGTGTACGCGACGTTTGGCTTTGAGAAAATCCTGGTCAAACTGTCCACCCGTCCGGAAAAGCGCATCGGCAGCGATGATGTCTGGGACCGAGCGGAGCAGGATTTGGCCGTCGCGCTTACGGAAAATGGTATTGCCTTTGAATACCAGCCGGGCGAGGGGGCTTTTTATGGTCCTAAAATTGAATTTACGCTTCTCGATTGCCTGGATCGTGCCTGGCAATGTGGTACGGTGCAGTTGGACTTTTCGCTGCCCGGTCGTTTGAACGCCTCCTATGTGGGGGAAAATAACGAACGGGTGGTGCCGGTCATGATTCACCGCGCTATTCTGGGGTCAATGGAACGGTTCATTGGCATCCTGACGGAAGAGTATGCGGGTTTCTACCCGACCTGGCTGGCGCCAACGCAGGTCGTCATGATGAACATTACCGATAATCAGTCGGAATATGTCGCAAAACTGACGGAAAAACTGTCGGCGGCAGGTATTCGGGTGAAAGCAGACTTGAGAAATGAAAAAATAGGCTTTAAAATCCGCGAACATACTTTGCGTCGAGTCCCTTACATGCTGGTCTGCGGAGATAAAGAGATGGAAGCAGGCAAGGTTGCTGTGCGTACACGCCGCGGTAAAGACCTGGGCAGCATCGACGTTAACGAGATTATTGCAAAGCTGCAGCACGAAATCCGCAGCCGTAATCTTCATCAACTGGAGGAATAA
- a CDS encoding SDR family oxidoreductase, with protein MKVFVTGATGWVGSAVVAELIHFGHQVTGLVRSSDKAAALTASGAAALHGALDDLDLLRRAASEADAVVHTAFNHDFSRFAQSAQQDRIAIETLGSVLKGTPRPLLVTAGLAHIAPGRVATEQDVAPAELGYPRQSEAAANALTAQGVWACIVRLAASVHGSGDHGFIAAMIALAREKGVSAYLGDGQNRWASVHCSDAARLYRLALEQAHPEPIYHAVADESICCKDIAGVIGEQLGLPVESREREHFGWLANFLGADMPASSVHTRAGLGWTPCWPDLLSDLRQGDYFAR; from the coding sequence ATGAAAGTATTTGTGACAGGCGCCACCGGCTGGGTCGGCTCGGCGGTCGTGGCAGAATTGATCCATTTTGGGCATCAGGTGACAGGGCTGGTGCGATCCAGCGATAAAGCGGCGGCGCTGACGGCCAGCGGTGCCGCTGCGCTACACGGCGCGCTTGACGATCTTGACCTGCTGCGCCGCGCCGCGTCAGAGGCCGATGCGGTCGTCCATACCGCATTTAATCACGATTTTTCCCGTTTTGCCCAAAGTGCACAGCAGGACCGCATCGCGATTGAGACCCTCGGCAGCGTGCTGAAAGGGACCCCGCGCCCGCTGCTGGTGACCGCGGGATTAGCCCATATCGCGCCGGGACGGGTCGCTACGGAACAGGACGTTGCGCCTGCGGAGCTCGGCTATCCGCGTCAATCCGAGGCCGCCGCGAATGCGTTGACGGCGCAGGGCGTGTGGGCCTGCATCGTGCGGCTGGCCGCCTCGGTTCATGGCAGCGGCGATCACGGTTTTATTGCCGCCATGATTGCTCTGGCGCGCGAAAAAGGCGTGTCCGCCTATCTGGGGGACGGGCAAAACCGCTGGGCCAGCGTACACTGTTCGGATGCCGCGCGCCTGTATCGGTTGGCGTTGGAGCAAGCGCACCCTGAGCCTATTTATCACGCGGTTGCCGATGAAAGCATTTGTTGCAAGGACATTGCCGGCGTGATTGGCGAGCAGTTGGGCCTGCCGGTCGAGTCACGGGAGCGCGAGCATTTTGGTTGGCTAGCCAATTTTCTCGGCGCGGATATGCCGGCGTCCAGTGTGCACACGCGGGCGGGGCTAGGTTGGACGCCCTGCTGGCCGGATCTGTTATCGGATTTGCGCCAAGGCGACTATTTCGCTCGCTAA